One genomic segment of Coffea arabica cultivar ET-39 chromosome 6e, Coffea Arabica ET-39 HiFi, whole genome shotgun sequence includes these proteins:
- the LOC113697566 gene encoding UDP-glycosyltransferase 71K1-like — protein MEKTQLVFVPSPGIGHLVSTVEFSKRLTERDDQLSIAVLVISSISARKMESYTERVAASNAGIQFINIPQADPPSAEFLKCRENYLSLLMESHKSHVKKAIVDLVSEPCTSLAGIVVDLFCSSMIELANELGVPSYVFFTSSAAFLGFMLYLPNHYYQIGREFETSDSDSIIPAYSHPVPTNVVPSFAFNKYGGYASFLKHATRFKETKGIIVNTFAELEPHAVNQLKSDSETPPIYTVGPLLDLEGKRQDSDCERIIKWLDDQPPSSVVFLCFGSMGSFEPDQLAEMAIATERSGYRFLWAVRSPPSKDDPTKRMGEYSNLSEVLPEGFLERTENRGLLCGWAPQMEVLAHEAVGGFVSHCGWNSTLESLWYGVPVATWPLYAEQQINAFELVRELELALELKLDYRTENAKNLVMAEEIEKAIRCLMDSENPIRGRVKEMKEMSRKAIQNGGSSFISVGRLIEDIHINKANKA, from the coding sequence ATGGAGAAAACACagcttgtttttgttccatcaCCAGGCATAGGTCACTTGGTATCCACAGTTGAGTTCTCAAAGCGCTTGACTGAAAGAGATGACCAGCTATCAATAGCTGTTCTAGTTATAAGCTCAATCTCTGCCAGAAAAATGGAGTCATACACTGAACGAGTGGCTGCTTCAAACGCTGGTATTCAATTCATCAACATTCCTCAAGCAGATCCACCTTCAGCAGAGTTCTTGAAGTGCCGCGAAAACTATCTCTCTCTTCTCATGGAAAGCCATAAATCCCATGTCAAAAAAGCAATAGTCGACCTAGTATCAGAACCATGTACTTCTCTTGCCGGAATAGTGGTTGATCTATTCTGTAGTTCAATGATTGAATTAGCAAACGAGCTTGGTGTTCCTTCCTATGTGTTCTTCACCTCTAGCGCTGCCTTTCTTGGCTTCATGCTTTATCTCCCAAATCACTATTACCAGATTGGAAGAGAATTCGAGACTTCGGATTCTGATTCGATCATTCCAGCTTATTCTCACCCTGTCCCTACAAATGTGGTGCCTTCTTTTGCATTTAACAAGTATGGTGGTTATGCCTCATTTTTGAAACATGCTACAAGGTTTAAAGAGACAAAAGGAATCATCGTAAACACGTTTGCAGAATTAGAACCTCATGCTGTGAATCAATTGAAATCCGACAGTGAAACACCACCAATTTACACAGTTGGACCCTTGCTCGACCTGGAGGGCAAAAGGCAAGACTCAGACTGCGAAAGGATAATAAAATGGCTAGATGACCAGCCTCCATCATCAGTGGTATTCCTCTGTTTTGGAAGCATGGGTAGTTTTGAGCCTGACCAGTTAGCAGAGATGGCAATTGCAACCGAGAGGAGTGGATACAGATTCTTGTGGGCTGTCAGGTCGCCCCCATCCAAGGACGACCCCACGAAAAGGATGGGTGAATATTCCAATTTGTCTGAAGTACTTCCAGAAGGTTTCTTGGAACGTACTGAAAATCGGGGATTGCTGTGTGGTTGGGCACCGCAGATGGAGGTGCTGGCTCATGAAGCAGTTGGTGGATTTGTATCGCATTGTGGCTGGAATTCCACCCTGGAAAGCCTGTGGTATGGGGTGCCTGTTGCAACATGGCCTCTTTATGCTGAGCAACAAATTAATGCATTTGAATTGGTCAGAGAATTGGAACTAGCTCTGGAATTGAAGTTGGATTATCGAACGGAAAATGCAAAGAATCTTGTAATGGCTGAGGAAATAGAGAAAGCTATCAGATGCTTGATGGACTCTGAAAATCCAATCAGAGGGAGAgttaaagaaatgaaagaaatgaGTAGAAAGGCCATTCAAAATGGGGGCTCTTCATTCATCTCAGTTGGACGCTTGATTGAAGATATCCATATCAACAAAGCAAATAAGGCATAG